In the Sinomonas cyclohexanicum genome, GACGAGGACAGCGCCGCCGACCAGTACCGCCGCTTCCACTGCCAGAACCTCCGCGATGGCGACGTCACATCCGTGTTCGGGGTCGAGCGTCCCGAGGACATCAGCAAGGACGTCTTCCTCCGCGCGCTCAGGCTCGCGCACGTCGGGATCTTCCCCGGGCAACCAGAACGCTACTTTGTACTGGACTTCACCCTCGGCCAGGGCTTCACGGACGAGGTCCTCGTCGCCGCCGCCGATTCGGACGGCATGGTCGACGACGAGGTCCTCTGGGACTGATCCC is a window encoding:
- a CDS encoding DUF2004 domain-containing protein; its protein translation is METAISQHFGEIALAPAGSRAVAGSFTLGGSPVELDLNITDQDRLDEASLHKVDYRLRFLPELVESVRELIGQELDDEDSAADQYRRFHCQNLRDGDVTSVFGVERPEDISKDVFLRALRLAHVGIFPGQPERYFVLDFTLGQGFTDEVLVAAADSDGMVDDEVLWD